Proteins encoded in a region of the Elizabethkingia bruuniana genome:
- a CDS encoding helix-turn-helix domain-containing protein, with the protein MNIDRMEFLAWMERLIGRLDMLGDNINELQKKRNSIDGEELLDNQDLLQMLKISNRSLQRYRSNGKLPYYTISGKLYYKLSDVHQFIRESFNPPTK; encoded by the coding sequence ATGAATATTGATAGAATGGAATTTTTGGCGTGGATGGAACGCCTTATTGGTCGCCTCGATATGCTGGGCGATAATATCAATGAGTTGCAAAAAAAGCGTAACAGCATAGATGGCGAGGAATTATTGGACAATCAGGATTTGCTTCAAATGCTTAAAATCAGTAATCGTTCTCTGCAGCGGTATCGTTCGAATGGGAAGTTGCCTTATTATACGATTAGTGGAAAATTGTACTATAAACTTTCCGATGTACATCAATTTATTCGTGAAAGTTTTAATCCTCCTACTAAATAA
- a CDS encoding helix-turn-helix domain-containing protein produces MKIITIEEEAWLKLNNSINAIADYLKKLEDKSYDDLWLNNHEVSQYLRLSEKTLWRMRTKGEIAYSKIYGQYFYTIGAIKDMLNANEIESSDEFLQELMAKGKSYIEKGRNLKLGKP; encoded by the coding sequence ATGAAAATAATCACAATTGAAGAAGAAGCTTGGCTAAAGTTAAATAACAGTATTAATGCCATTGCCGATTATCTGAAAAAATTGGAAGATAAAAGTTATGATGACTTGTGGCTCAATAACCACGAGGTATCTCAATACCTACGCCTAAGCGAGAAAACCTTATGGCGTATGCGTACCAAAGGCGAGATTGCCTATTCAAAAATCTACGGTCAGTATTTCTACACCATCGGTGCAATTAAAGATATGCTGAATGCAAATGAAATTGAGAGTAGTGATGAGTTTTTGCAGGAACTTATGGCAAAAGGTAAAAGCTATATCGAAAAAGGAAGAAATCTGAAATTGGGGAAACCATAA
- a CDS encoding RteC domain-containing protein: MEILLSEILLKIRHQENIFSSHIMQTSDEAYQMTLFLNTMLHNIKADVLKSGFKNEQQEIDFFKNIKPQILGKLIYYNKVFRLETTCPASKGKMYQSFYEKQLKILKTEYEENICNEDFYRYYRANRTDRDHSYFTLGNINYHDGLKSGVFEIDLTFSTYYDHKIAHIIANELIYTYLLSKINPEENPDALLQNLETNKDISWTNSQNALIELIYALYASNSVAYGKIGIRKLALIFQVLFQTPLNDIHHSFHRMKTRAGSRTAFLDQLKLSLEEYMDKDL, encoded by the coding sequence ATGGAAATCCTATTAAGTGAAATATTATTAAAAATTCGGCATCAAGAAAATATTTTTTCTTCTCATATAATGCAGACGTCTGACGAGGCTTACCAAATGACTTTATTTCTAAATACGATGTTGCATAACATTAAAGCAGATGTTTTAAAATCAGGTTTTAAGAATGAACAACAAGAAATAGACTTTTTTAAAAACATTAAACCGCAAATTTTAGGCAAACTTATTTATTACAATAAGGTATTTCGTCTTGAAACAACTTGTCCTGCAAGCAAAGGCAAAATGTACCAAAGTTTTTACGAAAAACAGTTGAAAATTCTTAAAACCGAATACGAGGAAAACATCTGCAACGAAGATTTTTACAGATATTATCGTGCAAATAGAACAGACCGTGACCATAGCTATTTCACACTTGGAAACATAAATTATCACGATGGTTTAAAGAGCGGTGTATTTGAAATTGACCTAACTTTCTCAACCTATTATGACCACAAAATAGCCCATATAATTGCCAATGAACTAATCTATACTTATTTACTTTCCAAAATAAATCCTGAAGAAAATCCCGATGCGCTTTTACAAAATTTAGAAACCAACAAGGATATTTCGTGGACAAATTCACAAAATGCACTCATTGAACTGATATACGCTCTTTATGCTTCAAATTCCGTGGCTTACGGAAAAATTGGTATCCGAAAATTAGCTTTGATTTTTCAAGTCCTCTTCCAAACACCCTTAAATGATATACATCACTCTTTCCACCGGATGAAAACAAGGGCTGGCTCCCGAACTGCATTTTTAGACCAACTCAAATTGTCACTCGAAGAATATATGGATAAAGACCTTTAG
- a CDS encoding GLPGLI family protein: protein MNRLLFFLITIITVILHAQTKRFIYEYRYKLDSTKEEYQREEVVLDINPDNVKFYDYNFLAVDSLNILHGNYNEGYTSMTEQVLLRKKNSFLNNNYLQIWMMPYYYLMQTKDEMKWDICNDTKVENGFNMQKATTNFGGRKWIAWFTQDIPISEGPYKFRGLPGLILKIEDDRHNFIYTFSRNKNLPKTFDTKSFVENHYDMKPVLVTFPAWVKLKKDFYNDPYARMRAEFQPDWNVNVNGRKIKSKEEFLELNTSMQKSIRDNYSNPIELDKAIRY, encoded by the coding sequence ATGAATCGATTATTATTTTTTTTAATCACAATTATTACTGTCATCTTGCATGCTCAGACCAAACGTTTTATTTATGAATACAGGTATAAACTAGATTCAACAAAGGAGGAATATCAACGGGAAGAAGTTGTACTAGATATTAATCCGGATAACGTGAAGTTTTACGATTATAATTTTTTGGCAGTTGACTCTCTGAATATTCTTCACGGGAATTATAATGAGGGCTATACCAGTATGACAGAACAGGTACTGTTACGCAAAAAAAATTCTTTTCTGAATAACAATTATTTACAAATCTGGATGATGCCTTATTATTATCTTATGCAAACCAAAGACGAAATGAAATGGGATATCTGCAATGATACTAAAGTAGAAAATGGCTTTAATATGCAGAAGGCAACAACTAATTTTGGTGGAAGAAAATGGATTGCATGGTTCACTCAGGATATACCTATTTCCGAAGGCCCTTATAAATTTAGAGGATTACCTGGGCTCATTCTTAAGATAGAAGATGACAGGCATAATTTTATTTATACTTTCTCACGAAATAAAAATCTTCCAAAAACCTTTGATACAAAAAGTTTTGTAGAGAATCATTATGATATGAAACCTGTGCTTGTGACTTTTCCAGCATGGGTAAAGCTAAAAAAAGATTTTTATAATGATCCTTATGCACGGATGAGAGCGGAATTTCAACCTGACTGGAATGTTAATGTTAACGGTCGGAAAATAAAGAGTAAAGAAGAATTTTTAGAGCTTAATACGAGTATGCAAAAGTCTATTAGGGACAATTATTCTAATCCTATAGAACTGGATAAAGCAATTCGGTATTAA
- a CDS encoding outer membrane beta-barrel family protein: protein MKKIVLAICLLPVMLWAQQQKTEGIVTNDKKERIPQAKVYIYDQNNTLLKSLTTDEKGSFIVEGIDVQEIKVVVDDLEYDKLEKVIKLSDLGTNPNFVLKRSATEIQEVSMTKQKPVVKRKIDRLEFNVENSNISSLNGWEILKKTPGVVFSNDAFKIKGSSAILVTINDKKVSLSSEELKSLLENTQGSDVKSVEVITNPPAKYEASGSAVLNIVLKQNKLEGYRGYISGKYVQSIYPKGVGTIAQYYKKGKISAMASYSHGAGAYYREESNYIYYPEDQTTWRGIMNRKDINNSQNTVNSSLEYTPDDKTTFTLSYRGYFSPKSAGLYFVPNTIYNAQNVAESYYNTINDHNSRNINNNVSFQVERKFDNSTLSLTTYYITSNYKKYENVLTDLNFANQPPSAQNFISNNWQDVKLFSQQVDYGWKKDKWELEAGGKYSLVKTTSTLDFSDDENGKLVYRPDKSNIFNYTEGYIAAYASASLNLKKWAFKAGLRTENTNLNGVVSTPYEKNTNDYWKLFPTAYVQYTTDDKQQFGLSYGKRISRPSYSWLNPAKSYYNLFSYFQGDPKLKATISHNLSFTYNVKDWNFEVYYRKDIDPSMEISYQVPQTNTLVFHYTNIQKANAFGASLYKNFQLKPWWTLSVSEDFSYNENYFFGQDQQLYENKIYNLNSTISTSFTLQKASDWTLEIGHQYYSPAIQGTFRISGAWEAYLVTNRKFFDKKLEASLFFLDIFKTSKQKIATKYANQDNYFIDYRDTQQFVLQLKYNFGNQKVKGTKAIKKTDEQNRM from the coding sequence ATGAAAAAAATAGTATTAGCAATTTGCCTGCTGCCTGTAATGTTATGGGCGCAGCAACAAAAAACAGAAGGCATCGTTACAAATGATAAAAAAGAAAGAATACCACAGGCTAAAGTCTATATATACGACCAGAACAATACCTTACTAAAATCTTTGACAACTGATGAAAAAGGTAGTTTCATTGTAGAAGGAATAGATGTGCAAGAGATAAAAGTAGTAGTAGATGATCTGGAGTATGATAAACTTGAGAAGGTTATAAAACTCAGTGATTTAGGGACTAACCCAAATTTTGTTCTGAAGAGATCTGCGACCGAAATTCAGGAAGTGTCTATGACCAAGCAAAAGCCAGTGGTGAAAAGAAAGATTGACAGATTGGAATTTAATGTTGAAAATAGTAATATTTCCAGTCTTAATGGCTGGGAGATTCTGAAGAAAACACCGGGAGTTGTATTTTCTAATGATGCTTTTAAAATTAAAGGAAGTTCTGCCATTCTGGTTACCATCAACGATAAAAAAGTATCACTTTCCAGTGAAGAACTAAAAAGCCTGTTAGAAAATACTCAGGGCAGCGATGTGAAGTCTGTAGAAGTTATTACCAATCCACCCGCTAAATATGAAGCTTCCGGAAGTGCTGTTCTGAATATTGTTCTGAAACAAAATAAACTGGAAGGATATCGTGGTTATATTTCGGGTAAATATGTACAGTCTATTTATCCAAAAGGAGTAGGAACAATTGCACAATATTATAAAAAGGGCAAAATTTCGGCTATGGCCAGTTACTCCCATGGAGCCGGAGCTTATTATCGGGAGGAGTCCAATTATATTTACTATCCGGAAGATCAGACTACATGGCGTGGTATTATGAACCGGAAGGATATTAACAACAGCCAGAATACGGTAAATTCCAGTTTAGAATATACACCAGATGATAAGACTACATTTACTTTAAGTTATCGTGGATATTTTTCACCCAAATCTGCAGGACTTTACTTTGTCCCCAATACCATATACAACGCTCAAAATGTTGCTGAGTCCTATTACAATACTATTAACGACCATAATAGCCGGAATATAAATAACAATGTAAGTTTTCAGGTGGAAAGAAAGTTTGATAACAGTACATTGTCGTTAACGACTTATTACATTACCAGCAATTATAAAAAATATGAAAATGTTCTTACAGACCTCAACTTTGCCAATCAACCGCCATCTGCACAAAATTTTATCAGTAATAACTGGCAGGATGTAAAGCTTTTCTCTCAGCAGGTGGATTATGGATGGAAAAAAGACAAATGGGAATTGGAAGCAGGAGGTAAATATAGTTTGGTTAAAACCACGAGTACTTTGGATTTTTCTGACGATGAAAACGGAAAGTTAGTTTACCGTCCGGATAAAAGTAATATTTTCAACTATACAGAAGGCTATATTGCAGCCTATGCATCGGCTTCCTTAAATTTGAAAAAATGGGCATTTAAAGCCGGTTTGAGAACTGAGAATACAAACCTGAACGGTGTTGTTTCTACACCTTATGAAAAGAATACCAATGATTACTGGAAGCTTTTTCCTACGGCTTATGTACAATATACAACTGATGACAAGCAGCAGTTTGGACTTTCTTATGGCAAAAGAATTAGCAGACCTTCTTATTCCTGGCTGAATCCCGCTAAGTCATATTATAATCTGTTTTCTTATTTTCAAGGGGACCCTAAGCTGAAAGCTACCATTTCACATAACCTTAGCTTTACCTATAATGTTAAAGACTGGAATTTCGAAGTTTATTACAGGAAAGATATTGATCCATCTATGGAAATCTCTTATCAGGTACCACAAACTAATACTTTGGTATTTCATTATACCAATATTCAGAAAGCAAATGCATTTGGTGCCAGTTTGTACAAAAACTTTCAATTGAAACCTTGGTGGACACTTAGTGTTTCGGAAGATTTTAGCTATAATGAAAACTACTTCTTTGGACAAGATCAGCAATTATATGAGAATAAAATTTACAATCTGAATTCTACTATATCTACGAGCTTTACATTGCAAAAAGCTTCGGATTGGACATTAGAAATTGGACATCAGTATTACTCGCCAGCAATTCAGGGAACGTTCAGAATTTCTGGTGCCTGGGAAGCTTATCTGGTAACCAATCGCAAATTCTTTGATAAAAAGCTTGAAGCAAGTTTATTCTTCCTCGATATCTTCAAAACATCAAAGCAAAAAATAGCGACTAAATACGCCAATCAGGACAACTATTTTATCGATTACAGAGATACACAACAGTTCGTTCTTCAGTTAAAATATAATTTTGGAAATCAAAAAGTAAAAGGAACCAAAGCGATAAAGAAAACTGATGAACAGAACAGAATGTAA
- a CDS encoding AAA family ATPase, which yields MSTTGILIDEKEKVNWEDVFLDEENRRELNQLMKEFTYIDELKKYNLPVNNKVLLHGYSGCGKTTTAKAIATSLKKPLYILDLSNFISSRIGDTAKNIRLIFDKVNRENAVLFLDEFDHIGKMRGNDDKDVGEMRRLVNSIIQMVDNFSEKALLIAATNHIDILDVALIRRFQLRISFAMPSEEELDSYYDFLLSKFPEELQVVSRRYGISFAEARDYIFTEIKSNLINELEGKNKPVISQ from the coding sequence ATGAGTACTACGGGGATTCTGATCGATGAAAAAGAAAAGGTTAATTGGGAAGATGTTTTTCTGGATGAAGAAAACAGGAGAGAGCTTAATCAGCTGATGAAAGAGTTTACCTATATCGACGAACTGAAAAAATACAATCTCCCTGTAAACAATAAAGTTCTTTTACACGGTTATTCAGGGTGTGGTAAAACTACTACTGCAAAAGCTATTGCCACATCACTGAAGAAACCTTTGTATATACTGGATCTTAGTAATTTTATTTCATCCAGAATAGGAGATACTGCCAAAAATATAAGACTGATTTTTGATAAAGTAAATCGGGAGAATGCAGTATTATTTCTGGATGAATTCGATCATATTGGAAAGATGCGGGGCAATGATGATAAAGATGTTGGGGAGATGCGCCGTTTGGTAAACAGTATTATCCAGATGGTAGATAACTTCTCCGAGAAAGCACTCCTAATTGCGGCAACCAATCATATCGATATTCTGGATGTTGCACTCATCAGGCGTTTCCAGCTTAGAATAAGTTTTGCGATGCCTTCCGAAGAAGAATTGGATAGTTACTACGACTTTCTATTGTCCAAATTCCCTGAAGAATTACAGGTTGTATCCAGGCGTTACGGAATTTCCTTCGCCGAAGCCCGGGATTATATTTTTACAGAGATTAAGTCTAATCTTATCAACGAGCTGGAAGGTAAAAATAAACCAGTAATAAGCCAATAA
- a CDS encoding helix-turn-helix domain-containing protein — protein sequence MPDQDKSIKRSKEILTSYFVFLDQHIDDVVQGRVPEFMELNQIARELAVSHQHLSDTIQLETGHHPCHFYDEKIIDQAKKLLKETKASIAQVAIQLTYDPSNFSKFFKKWTGQTPGNFRKGISG from the coding sequence ATGCCCGATCAGGATAAAAGCATAAAAAGAAGTAAAGAGATTCTCACCAGTTATTTTGTATTTCTGGATCAACATATAGACGATGTTGTCCAAGGGAGAGTGCCCGAATTTATGGAACTTAATCAGATAGCCCGCGAATTGGCTGTTTCGCATCAACATCTGTCGGATACTATCCAGCTGGAGACCGGACACCATCCATGTCATTTTTATGACGAGAAGATTATAGATCAGGCAAAGAAACTTTTAAAAGAAACAAAAGCGTCTATTGCTCAGGTAGCCATACAGCTTACATATGATCCATCCAACTTTTCCAAATTCTTCAAAAAGTGGACAGGGCAAACACCCGGAAATTTCCGAAAGGGTATATCAGGTTAA
- a CDS encoding M1 family metallopeptidase: protein MRKIFFSIALLGMLGQATAQELYMPRNIKKAYANGTRDLSGAPGKNYWQNKGIYDIQIKVNADTKIVSGSETILYDNNSPDQLDILAIRFVNNMHKPQSPRSGFVSKDFLSSGLKIKSFSVNGESYNIDSDDWSTVEAVKLNKPLASKAKAEIKIEWEYPLSVQSGREGQIDPNTFYVAYSYPRVSVYDDYNGWDFIQHSDRQEFYNDFNDYSFAISAPKNYVVWSTGDFLNPEEVLQPEYLKRFKESLKSDKIIHVANEAEMKSGKVTKQNDWNVWRFKANHISDFCFALSNHYVWDASSVQLKTKRVSVQAGYKAGAKDFEQYTGWMRYNIDWFSKNWPGVEYPYPVMTAIQGYADMEYPMMINDSTVPDNFQDARLTADHEIAHTYFPFYMGINETRYAYMDEGWATTLEYLIGIDENGKEAADTFYKNFRTKRWITSPATEQDQPLITMSTQVSGAGYGNNSYVKSSLSYLALKEYLGDALFKKALHHYMDNWNGKHPIPWDYFYSMNAGSGKDLTWFWNNWFYSNNYIDLKISDATQQNNKLNINIDNVGGFAVPFDAVVTYTDGTKENKRFTPAVWEKDQKKTTLELPIKKQVKSVNLDGGIFMDYTPQDNLKIF from the coding sequence ATGAGAAAAATATTTTTCAGCATAGCTTTGCTGGGAATGTTGGGGCAGGCTACAGCTCAGGAGTTGTACATGCCAAGAAACATTAAGAAAGCTTATGCCAATGGTACCCGTGATTTGTCGGGAGCACCCGGTAAAAATTACTGGCAGAATAAAGGAATTTATGATATTCAGATAAAAGTAAATGCAGATACCAAAATTGTTTCCGGCAGCGAAACTATTTTGTATGACAATAATAGCCCGGATCAGCTTGATATTTTGGCAATTCGTTTTGTGAATAACATGCACAAGCCACAATCGCCACGCTCAGGATTTGTATCGAAAGATTTCCTGAGTTCGGGACTGAAAATAAAATCATTCAGTGTAAATGGTGAAAGTTATAATATTGATAGTGATGATTGGAGTACTGTAGAAGCGGTAAAGCTGAATAAACCATTAGCATCTAAGGCCAAAGCTGAAATAAAAATAGAGTGGGAGTACCCACTTTCTGTACAGAGTGGCAGAGAAGGACAGATAGACCCAAATACCTTTTATGTAGCTTATTCTTATCCAAGAGTATCTGTTTATGATGACTACAACGGTTGGGACTTTATTCAGCATTCTGACAGACAGGAGTTTTACAATGATTTCAATGACTATAGTTTCGCTATTTCAGCGCCTAAAAACTATGTTGTATGGTCTACAGGAGATTTCCTGAATCCGGAAGAGGTGTTGCAGCCAGAATATTTGAAGCGCTTTAAAGAATCTCTGAAGAGCGATAAAATAATACATGTTGCCAACGAAGCCGAGATGAAATCCGGGAAGGTTACGAAGCAGAATGATTGGAATGTATGGAGGTTTAAAGCAAACCACATCTCTGATTTCTGTTTTGCACTAAGTAACCATTATGTATGGGATGCTTCCAGTGTGCAGCTGAAAACAAAAAGGGTAAGTGTACAGGCTGGCTACAAAGCCGGAGCAAAAGATTTTGAACAATATACAGGCTGGATGCGCTACAACATCGACTGGTTTTCCAAAAACTGGCCGGGGGTAGAATATCCTTATCCGGTAATGACGGCTATTCAAGGGTATGCAGATATGGAATACCCGATGATGATTAATGACAGTACGGTTCCGGATAATTTTCAGGATGCCCGTCTGACAGCTGATCATGAAATTGCACATACCTATTTCCCTTTCTATATGGGGATTAATGAAACCCGTTATGCATATATGGATGAAGGTTGGGCAACAACACTGGAATACCTTATCGGAATTGATGAAAACGGAAAAGAGGCTGCAGATACCTTCTATAAAAATTTCAGAACAAAAAGATGGATTACCAGTCCTGCAACCGAACAGGATCAGCCATTAATTACAATGAGTACACAGGTTTCAGGAGCAGGATACGGAAATAACTCTTATGTGAAGTCTTCTTTATCTTATTTGGCACTGAAAGAATATCTGGGTGATGCTTTATTCAAAAAAGCACTTCATCATTATATGGATAACTGGAATGGCAAACATCCTATACCTTGGGATTATTTCTATTCCATGAATGCGGGGTCCGGAAAAGATCTTACCTGGTTTTGGAACAACTGGTTCTATAGTAATAATTACATAGATCTGAAGATTTCTGATGCTACACAGCAAAATAACAAGCTGAACATCAATATAGATAATGTAGGTGGTTTTGCAGTGCCATTCGATGCTGTAGTAACCTATACAGACGGAACCAAAGAAAATAAGCGTTTCACACCTGCAGTATGGGAGAAAGACCAAAAGAAAACCACTCTAGAACTTCCGATAAAAAAGCAGGTAAAATCTGTTAATTTGGATGGTGGCATCTTTATGGATTATACACCTCAGGATAATCTAAAGATATTTTAA
- a CDS encoding c-type cytochrome, whose protein sequence is MKKQVFLIALLAFAAFSCSKKETPVEKESNTMLEEPKVTVEQQDAKVSVATPESGLEFINASDCRTCHADDTKLIGPAYKDVAAKYENTEANRKMLAEKIIKGGQGVWGEIPMAPHADLTQAQAEAMAMYVLSLKK, encoded by the coding sequence ATGAAAAAACAAGTCTTTCTTATTGCATTATTAGCTTTTGCAGCTTTTTCATGTTCGAAAAAAGAAACTCCTGTAGAAAAGGAAAGCAATACCATGTTGGAAGAACCTAAAGTAACCGTAGAACAGCAGGATGCAAAAGTAAGTGTTGCTACACCAGAGAGCGGACTGGAGTTTATTAACGCTTCCGACTGTCGTACCTGCCATGCTGATGATACTAAACTTATTGGTCCTGCTTATAAAGATGTTGCAGCTAAATATGAGAATACAGAAGCCAACAGAAAAATGCTTGCAGAAAAAATAATAAAAGGAGGACAAGGTGTTTGGGGAGAGATTCCGATGGCGCCACACGCAGATCTTACACAGGCCCAGGCAGAAGCTATGGCTATGTATGTTCTTAGTCTTAAGAAGTAA
- a CDS encoding heme-degrading domain-containing protein — MTDYNNDNEILRRIELESFSNRIAFDMGVKIIDLAKSRNQHIAVEICRLNQTVFLYVDDTLPVDKHNWLRRKANIARQFEESSLSVKNDLKEGSMNLEKTFGLDGKDFLAKGGAIPIFVKNAGMIAVVTVSGLHDEEDHNIIIEALKGSYL; from the coding sequence ATGACAGATTATAACAACGATAACGAAATTCTGAGAAGGATAGAACTAGAAAGCTTTTCTAATCGGATTGCTTTTGATATGGGCGTAAAAATTATCGATTTGGCTAAAAGCCGTAATCAACATATAGCTGTGGAAATTTGCAGACTGAACCAAACTGTATTTCTGTATGTAGATGATACACTTCCGGTGGACAAGCATAACTGGTTGAGAAGAAAAGCAAATATTGCCAGACAATTTGAAGAAAGCTCACTTAGTGTGAAAAATGACCTGAAAGAAGGTAGTATGAATTTAGAAAAGACTTTTGGATTGGATGGAAAAGATTTCCTGGCGAAAGGCGGGGCAATCCCAATTTTTGTAAAGAATGCGGGAATGATAGCCGTTGTAACAGTGTCGGGACTTCATGATGAAGAGGATCATAATATCATTATAGAAGCTCTGAAGGGAAGTTATCTGTAG
- the lysS gene encoding lysine--tRNA ligase encodes MQQLTEQEIIRREKLQQLRQMGIEPYPAAEFEVNTNTQEIKDKYEDGKKVKLAGRLMSVRIMGKASFAELQDSEGRVQIYVSRDDVSSTEEAVEYNTVFKKLLDIGDFIGIEGYLFKTQVGEISVHVTKFTLLSKTLRPLPVVKTDEDGKIHDAFVDPELRYRMRYVDLAVNPHVKDIFIKRTKLFNAMRGFFNDKGYFEVETPVLQSIPGGAAARPFITHHNALDIPLYLRIANELYLKRLIVGGFDGVYEFSKNFRNEGMDRTHNPEFTAMEIYVAYKDYNWMMDFTEKLLEHCAIAVNGTSKAKFGEHEIDFKAPYPRVSMTEAIQKYTGYDITGKTEEELRAFAKSIGLEVDETMGKGKLIDEIFGEKCEGNFIQPTFITDYPVEMSPLTKKHRSQEGLTERFELMVCGKEIANAYSELNDPIDQRERFEDQLRLSEKGDDEAGQFIDEDFLRALEYGMPPTSGLGIGMDRLIMFLTNNPSIQEVLFFPQMRPEKTEPKLELNEDEKAIIEIVSASEDATALAEVKDKSQLSGKKWDKAIKNLTKNNLVKVEKVDEVLLIKMV; translated from the coding sequence ATGCAACAACTTACAGAGCAAGAAATCATCCGCAGAGAAAAACTGCAACAGCTGAGACAGATGGGGATCGAGCCTTATCCGGCAGCGGAATTTGAAGTAAACACAAATACGCAGGAGATAAAGGACAAGTACGAGGATGGTAAGAAGGTGAAGTTGGCAGGGCGCTTGATGAGTGTTCGTATTATGGGGAAAGCTTCATTCGCAGAGCTTCAGGATAGCGAAGGACGTGTGCAGATTTATGTGTCACGTGATGACGTTTCCAGTACAGAAGAGGCAGTGGAGTACAATACCGTTTTCAAAAAACTTTTAGATATTGGTGACTTTATCGGGATTGAAGGATACCTGTTCAAAACACAGGTAGGTGAAATTTCCGTACATGTAACCAAATTTACCCTTTTATCAAAAACATTACGTCCACTACCAGTTGTAAAAACTGATGAAGATGGAAAAATTCACGATGCATTCGTAGATCCGGAATTACGTTACCGTATGCGTTATGTAGATTTAGCTGTGAATCCACACGTTAAAGATATTTTCATCAAGAGAACTAAATTATTCAACGCTATGCGTGGTTTCTTCAACGACAAAGGATACTTTGAGGTTGAAACTCCGGTATTACAGTCTATCCCTGGTGGAGCAGCTGCAAGACCATTTATTACGCATCACAATGCATTGGATATTCCTTTATATCTGCGTATTGCAAACGAATTATACCTGAAGAGACTTATCGTTGGAGGTTTTGATGGCGTTTATGAGTTTTCTAAAAACTTCCGTAACGAAGGAATGGACAGAACTCACAATCCGGAATTTACCGCTATGGAAATTTATGTAGCTTATAAAGACTACAACTGGATGATGGATTTCACAGAGAAATTATTAGAGCACTGTGCTATTGCAGTAAACGGAACTTCTAAAGCGAAGTTTGGTGAACATGAAATTGACTTCAAAGCACCATATCCGAGAGTATCTATGACTGAAGCTATTCAGAAATATACAGGATATGATATTACCGGGAAAACTGAAGAAGAACTTCGTGCTTTTGCTAAATCTATTGGTTTGGAGGTTGACGAAACAATGGGGAAAGGAAAACTTATCGATGAAATCTTCGGTGAGAAATGTGAAGGTAACTTTATTCAGCCAACATTCATTACAGACTATCCTGTAGAGATGTCTCCGCTGACTAAAAAGCACAGAAGTCAGGAAGGCTTAACCGAGCGTTTCGAGCTTATGGTTTGTGGTAAGGAGATTGCTAACGCTTATTCAGAGCTTAATGATCCAATCGATCAGAGAGAGCGTTTTGAAGATCAGCTTAGACTTTCTGAGAAAGGTGATGATGAAGCAGGTCAGTTTATCGACGAGGACTTCCTTAGAGCTTTAGAATATGGTATGCCGCCAACTTCAGGTTTAGGAATCGGTATGGACAGATTAATTATGTTCCTTACTAATAATCCATCTATTCAAGAGGTATTATTCTTCCCGCAAATGCGCCCGGAGAAAACAGAACCTAAATTAGAGCTAAATGAAGATGAAAAAGCGATTATCGAAATCGTAAGCGCTAGTGAAGACGCAACAGCATTAGCTGAAGTTAAAGATAAGAGCCAGTTATCCGGTAAGAAATGGGATAAAGCTATCAAGAACCTTACAAAAAACAACTTAGTGAAAGTTGAAAAAGTAGATGAGGTTTTATTGATTAAAATGGTTTAA